A genome region from Prochlorococcus marinus CUG1417 includes the following:
- a CDS encoding cytochrome B translates to MTNILLILFFVLLFLLLFYSKRNRGLAQKTTISPTYVPFLKEQEFNPDISTDNWDLHKLRLDKFKRSQYKGLTFFVSLENKIYYLSEEGDKVYC, encoded by the coding sequence ATGACAAATATATTATTAATTCTTTTTTTTGTACTTTTATTTTTATTACTTTTTTATTCAAAACGAAATAGAGGGTTAGCCCAAAAAACAACAATTAGTCCAACTTATGTACCTTTCTTAAAAGAACAAGAATTTAATCCTGACATAAGTACTGATAATTGGGATTTACACAAACTTAGATTAGATAAATTTAAAAGATCACAATATAAGGGATTAACTTTCTTCGTAAGTTTAGAAAATAAAATTTACTATCTTTCTGAAGAAGGGGATAAGGTTTATTGCTAA
- a CDS encoding DUF1651 domain-containing protein: protein MEPKYSFGCSTSKPNGCLLNPEGSRMIFFEECKKSPKPNLKIHTHLFYANHFGEPGGYKSSEKLNIDTAWEKWQELQQKGWTEVSYHYG from the coding sequence ATGGAGCCTAAGTACTCATTTGGATGTAGCACTAGCAAGCCAAACGGATGCCTACTAAATCCTGAAGGCAGCAGAATGATCTTTTTCGAAGAATGCAAAAAATCCCCTAAACCTAATCTAAAAATTCATACTCATCTTTTTTATGCAAACCACTTTGGAGAACCTGGAGGGTACAAATCCTCAGAAAAACTAAACATAGATACAGCCTGGGAAAAGTGGCAAGAACTTCAGCAAAAAGGTTGGACGGAGGTGTCTTACCATTACGGATGA
- a CDS encoding protein adenylyltransferase SelO family protein produces the protein MTSKSDSLKENITENFSDFSQLSDYSFMNSLNADPLSTKDGNDHKPRSVYSGHYVPVVPTAIPEPEYISHSNKLFEELGLSSDLTKDPDFCRFFSGDISVADYPMSSVGWATGYALSIYGTEYTQQCPFGTGNGYGDGRAISIFEGLFNGKRMEMQLKGGGPTPYCRGADGRAVLRSSVREFLAQEFMDALGIPTSRSLTLYVSRSEIVRRPWYSKGSKYFEPDIMIDNKAAITTRVAPSFLRVGQLELFSRRVRNNAYDEALNELEMIVQHLIDRNYKEEIEYDISLERKAIKLASLYRSRLISLIANWMRVGYCQGNFNSDNCAAGGYTLDYGPFGFCELFDPRFQPWTGGGKHFSFFNQPSAAEINFKTFCSSLSPLLSKSKQAQEKLDQIEKDFSELMNKELKKMWASKLGLEHYNETLINEFFNLMLISKADYTILFRKLTDIPKNLDSLKESFYLPINDELKIRWEVWLENWQSVLKKEENIKAKSESMKSLNPVYTWREWMIVPAYEEAEKGNYKKIKELQDVFRNPYVEQPSEIDQKYNRLKPSKYFNYGGVSHYSCSS, from the coding sequence ATGACAAGCAAATCTGATTCATTAAAAGAGAATATTACGGAAAATTTTTCTGATTTCTCTCAACTATCCGACTATTCTTTTATGAATTCTCTTAATGCAGATCCTCTATCAACAAAAGATGGGAATGATCATAAGCCACGTTCAGTATATTCTGGCCATTACGTGCCAGTTGTTCCAACAGCGATTCCAGAACCAGAATATATTTCTCACAGTAATAAACTTTTTGAAGAACTGGGACTAAGCTCAGACCTTACAAAAGACCCAGATTTTTGCCGTTTTTTCTCAGGAGATATATCTGTAGCAGATTATCCCATGAGTTCAGTTGGTTGGGCAACAGGTTATGCATTATCAATTTACGGCACTGAATATACACAACAATGTCCCTTTGGTACTGGAAATGGTTATGGAGATGGCAGAGCAATTTCTATATTTGAGGGATTATTTAATGGCAAAAGAATGGAAATGCAACTCAAAGGAGGAGGTCCTACTCCCTACTGTCGAGGAGCAGATGGCAGAGCGGTATTACGTTCAAGTGTTAGAGAATTTCTTGCACAGGAATTTATGGATGCCTTGGGAATTCCTACCTCAAGATCTTTAACTCTTTATGTCTCTCGATCAGAAATAGTTAGGAGGCCATGGTATTCCAAAGGATCAAAGTATTTTGAACCTGACATCATGATTGATAATAAAGCCGCAATTACTACTAGAGTCGCTCCATCTTTTTTACGAGTCGGCCAGCTTGAACTTTTTTCGAGACGAGTTCGCAATAATGCTTATGATGAAGCCCTTAATGAACTAGAGATGATAGTTCAGCATCTTATAGATAGAAACTATAAAGAAGAAATTGAATATGATATTTCACTTGAAAGGAAGGCAATAAAACTGGCTTCTTTATACAGATCAAGACTCATATCACTTATAGCCAACTGGATGCGAGTTGGTTATTGCCAGGGTAACTTCAATAGTGATAATTGTGCTGCTGGAGGCTATACCTTGGATTATGGCCCCTTTGGATTCTGTGAATTGTTTGATCCAAGATTCCAACCATGGACAGGTGGAGGTAAACATTTCTCATTTTTTAATCAACCTTCTGCTGCAGAAATAAACTTTAAAACATTCTGTTCTTCTCTAAGCCCCTTACTTTCAAAAAGTAAACAAGCTCAAGAAAAGTTAGATCAAATCGAAAAGGATTTTTCAGAATTGATGAACAAAGAGTTGAAGAAAATGTGGGCGAGCAAACTTGGTTTAGAGCATTACAACGAAACTCTTATTAATGAATTCTTTAATCTTATGCTCATTTCAAAAGCAGACTACACAATTTTGTTCCGTAAACTCACTGACATACCTAAGAACTTAGATTCTTTAAAAGAGAGTTTTTATTTACCAATTAATGATGAGCTCAAGATTAGATGGGAAGTCTGGCTTGAAAACTGGCAATCAGTCTTAAAGAAAGAGGAAAATATCAAAGCAAAATCAGAATCCATGAAATCCCTCAACCCAGTCTATACATGGCGTGAATGGATGATCGTACCTGCATATGAAGAAGCTGAAAAAGGAAATTACAAAAAAATAAAAGAGTTGCAGGATGTTTTTAGAAACCCATATGTAGAACAACCCTCAGAAATAGATCAAAAATATAATCGACTAAAGCCAAGCAAGTATTTTAACTATGGAGGAGTATCTCACTACAGCTGCTCTTCATAA
- a CDS encoding high light inducible protein, whose protein sequence is MVNSNVTTESGGRQNMFPTETRPYIDESVSYDSYPQNAEKVNGRWAMIGLVALVGAYVSTGQIIPGIF, encoded by the coding sequence ATGGTTAATTCAAACGTTACTACTGAATCAGGTGGCAGACAGAATATGTTTCCAACTGAGACACGTCCTTACATAGATGAGTCTGTTTCTTACGACAGCTACCCACAAAATGCGGAAAAAGTTAATGGTCGTTGGGCAATGATTGGGCTTGTTGCGTTAGTAGGTGCTTACGTTTCAACCGGACAAATTATTCCTGGCATTTTTTAA
- the polA gene encoding DNA polymerase I, with translation MSLKSENSKKPILLLVDGHSLAFRSFYAFSKGIDGGLTTKEGFPTSVTYGFLKSLLDNCKNISPEGVCITFDTEKPTFRHELDPNYKANRDVAPDVFFQDIEQLEIILEESLNLPIFKSPGYEADDLLGTIANDASSKGWCVNILSGDRDLFQLVDDQKDIYVLYMGGGPYAKSGNPTLMNENGVKEKLGVAPERVVDLKALTGDSSDNIPGIKGVGPKTAINLLKENDTLDGIYQALDKVQQNNDKKYKGFIKGSVIEKLRNDKHNAFLSRDLAKINTEVPLILSNGYELKNINQELLSESLKKLELSTLLRQIDIFNSTFSKGGFDKNHVAKEEEKAPKVAANNELENSENKIPKINVTVVNDFELLDKLIERLDKTNQIVSLDTETNSLNPIDAELVGIGLCLGEEDDDLFYIPLGHQTKKETSNQLSIEDVFSKLRNWIEDPKKEKALQNSKFDRQIFFNHGLDLKGVTFDTLLADYLLNNQEKHGLSEISFRLFGFKPPSFKETVGKNKDFSFVDIDEASIYCGYDVFLTFKIVKIFKESFSNEKDELIKLFEEIELPLEPVLSQMEMNGITIDIPYLEKLSKELKSTLEDIESKVYELAEESFNLSSPKQLGEILFEKLNLDKKKSRKTKTGWSTDAVVLERLVDEHEIIQYLIKHRTLSKLLSTYIDALPNLINEKTGRVHTNFNQAATATGRLSSSNPNLQNIPVRTEFSRRIRKAFLPEKNWKLLSADYSQIELRILAHLADEEILINAFHKSDDIHSLTARLIFEKEEISSDERRVGKTINFGVIYGMGIKKFARSTGVSTPEAKEFLIKYKERYSKIFKFLEFQERLALSKGYVKTIFGRKREFKFDKNGLGRLIGKDPYEIDLQSARRAGMEAQSLRAAANAPIQGSSADIIKIAMIQLNKKFKEMNVPAKMLLQVHDELLFEVEPDSLEITKKLVKKTMEDCVKLNVPLLVDIGIGDNWMETK, from the coding sequence ATGAGTTTAAAATCTGAAAACTCTAAAAAACCAATTTTACTTTTAGTCGATGGCCACTCACTTGCTTTTAGAAGCTTCTATGCATTTAGCAAAGGGATTGATGGAGGTTTAACTACCAAAGAGGGATTTCCAACAAGTGTCACTTATGGATTCCTAAAAAGTCTTCTGGATAATTGCAAAAATATTAGTCCTGAGGGTGTTTGTATTACGTTTGATACCGAAAAACCAACTTTCAGACATGAATTAGATCCAAATTATAAGGCCAACAGAGATGTGGCACCAGATGTTTTTTTTCAGGATATTGAACAACTAGAAATTATCTTAGAAGAAAGCCTTAATTTACCAATTTTTAAATCTCCAGGATACGAAGCAGATGATCTCCTAGGCACAATTGCAAATGATGCTTCCTCTAAAGGATGGTGCGTGAATATTCTTTCTGGAGATAGGGACTTATTTCAATTAGTAGATGATCAAAAAGATATTTATGTACTTTATATGGGTGGTGGTCCATATGCGAAAAGTGGAAATCCAACTCTTATGAATGAAAATGGAGTAAAAGAAAAATTAGGTGTTGCGCCAGAAAGAGTAGTTGATCTTAAAGCCCTAACTGGTGATAGTTCTGATAATATTCCGGGTATTAAAGGGGTTGGTCCAAAAACTGCAATTAATCTACTAAAAGAGAACGACACGCTTGATGGAATCTATCAGGCTTTGGACAAGGTTCAGCAAAACAACGATAAGAAATATAAAGGATTCATCAAAGGTTCAGTTATAGAAAAGCTAAGAAACGATAAACATAATGCTTTTCTTTCTAGGGATTTAGCAAAAATAAATACTGAGGTTCCTTTAATTTTAAGTAACGGATATGAATTAAAAAATATAAATCAAGAACTACTTTCAGAGTCACTGAAAAAATTAGAACTATCAACACTACTTAGACAAATTGATATTTTCAATTCAACTTTCAGCAAAGGTGGTTTTGACAAAAATCATGTAGCTAAAGAGGAGGAGAAGGCTCCAAAAGTCGCAGCCAATAATGAATTAGAAAATAGTGAAAATAAAATCCCTAAAATCAACGTAACTGTTGTAAATGATTTCGAATTACTTGATAAATTAATTGAAAGATTAGACAAGACTAATCAAATAGTTTCTTTAGATACAGAGACCAATAGTTTGAATCCAATCGATGCGGAACTTGTTGGGATAGGGTTATGTCTTGGAGAAGAAGATGATGATTTATTTTATATACCTCTTGGTCATCAAACAAAAAAGGAGACCTCCAATCAATTATCAATAGAAGATGTTTTCTCAAAGCTTAGAAATTGGATAGAAGATCCAAAAAAAGAAAAGGCACTCCAAAATTCAAAATTTGATAGGCAAATATTTTTTAATCATGGACTTGATCTTAAAGGCGTAACCTTTGACACCTTGTTAGCAGACTACCTTCTTAATAATCAGGAGAAACATGGGTTAAGTGAAATTAGTTTTAGATTATTTGGATTTAAGCCTCCTTCATTTAAGGAGACAGTTGGAAAAAATAAAGACTTTTCATTTGTTGATATTGATGAAGCAAGTATTTACTGCGGTTATGATGTTTTTCTAACTTTTAAGATTGTCAAAATTTTTAAAGAAAGTTTTTCAAATGAAAAAGATGAATTAATCAAATTGTTCGAAGAAATCGAGCTGCCTTTAGAGCCGGTATTGTCCCAAATGGAAATGAATGGCATAACCATCGACATCCCTTATTTAGAAAAACTCTCAAAAGAATTAAAAAGTACCTTAGAAGATATTGAAAGTAAAGTTTATGAGTTAGCAGAGGAGAGTTTCAATCTATCTTCACCAAAACAACTTGGTGAGATCTTGTTTGAAAAATTAAATTTAGATAAGAAAAAATCACGTAAAACAAAAACAGGATGGAGTACAGATGCAGTAGTTTTGGAAAGATTAGTCGACGAACATGAAATAATCCAATATTTAATAAAACATAGAACCCTTAGCAAATTACTTAGCACCTATATTGATGCTCTTCCAAATCTTATAAACGAAAAAACAGGAAGGGTTCATACAAACTTTAATCAAGCTGCTACAGCGACTGGGAGACTAAGTAGTAGCAATCCTAATCTTCAAAATATCCCAGTTAGGACTGAATTTAGTAGGAGAATCAGAAAAGCATTCTTGCCTGAAAAAAATTGGAAACTTTTATCAGCTGATTATTCTCAGATCGAATTAAGAATTCTTGCTCACTTAGCGGATGAAGAAATACTAATTAATGCATTTCATAAAAGTGATGACATTCATTCTTTGACTGCAAGATTAATTTTCGAGAAAGAAGAAATTTCTTCTGATGAGAGGAGAGTTGGGAAAACAATAAATTTTGGAGTTATCTATGGTATGGGTATAAAAAAGTTTGCCCGTTCAACAGGAGTAAGTACTCCAGAGGCAAAAGAATTCCTAATAAAATACAAAGAAAGATATTCAAAAATTTTCAAATTTCTTGAATTCCAAGAAAGGCTTGCCTTATCAAAAGGTTATGTTAAAACAATTTTTGGTCGAAAAAGAGAATTTAAGTTTGATAAAAATGGACTTGGAAGATTAATAGGAAAAGATCCTTACGAAATTGATTTGCAATCTGCAAGAAGGGCTGGCATGGAAGCACAGTCATTAAGAGCCGCAGCTAATGCACCAATTCAGGGTTCAAGTGCAGACATTATAAAAATAGCAATGATTCAACTTAATAAGAAATTCAAAGAAATGAATGTTCCCGCAAAAATGCTTTTACAAGTACATGATGAATTATTATTTGAAGTTGAACCAGATTCTCTTGAAATTACTAAGAAATTAGTAAAGAAGACTATGGAAGATTGTGTAAAATTAAATGTGCCTCTTTTAGTTGATATTGGTATTGGAGACAATTGGATGGAGACAAAATAA
- the ychF gene encoding redox-regulated ATPase YchF: MLKAGIIGLPNVGKSTLFNALVENAKAQAANFPFCTIEPNKGIVSVPDQRLQELGNLSSSQNIIPTKIEFVDIAGLVKGASKGEGLGNKFLSNIREVDAIVHVVRCFEDSDVIHVSGKVDPLDDIEIINLELNLADLSQLQKRRERIKKQVRTSKEAAKEDTLLEKIEEELEKGLSVRSIPLNEEENLIIKQLGFLTAKPIIYATNLNENDLAEGNDFSSTVQSFASNENTECIKISAQVESELIELEPEDKKDYLIGLGVEEGGLSSLIRSTYKLLGLKTYFTTGEKETKAWTIKDGMTAPQAAGVIHTDFEKGFIRAQTISYQNLINSGSIANAKTKGLLRSEGKEYIVNEGDVMEFLFNV; encoded by the coding sequence ATGTTAAAAGCAGGTATTATTGGATTACCAAATGTTGGAAAATCAACTCTATTTAATGCACTTGTAGAAAATGCTAAGGCCCAAGCGGCTAATTTTCCCTTTTGTACTATAGAACCTAATAAAGGCATAGTTTCAGTCCCAGATCAAAGGCTGCAAGAGTTAGGTAATTTAAGTTCTAGCCAAAATATTATCCCAACAAAAATTGAATTTGTAGATATCGCAGGATTAGTAAAAGGAGCTAGTAAAGGAGAAGGTTTGGGAAATAAATTTTTATCAAATATTAGGGAGGTTGATGCAATAGTCCATGTTGTAAGGTGCTTTGAAGATAGTGATGTAATTCATGTTTCTGGAAAGGTAGATCCCCTGGATGACATTGAGATAATTAATCTGGAATTGAATTTAGCTGATTTATCTCAACTCCAAAAAAGAAGAGAAAGAATTAAAAAACAGGTTAGAACAAGTAAAGAGGCAGCTAAAGAAGATACCTTACTAGAAAAAATTGAAGAAGAGCTAGAGAAAGGCCTTTCAGTTAGATCAATACCTTTGAATGAAGAAGAAAATTTAATAATTAAGCAATTAGGCTTCCTTACTGCCAAACCAATTATTTACGCAACTAATTTGAATGAAAATGATTTAGCTGAAGGTAATGATTTTTCATCAACAGTTCAGAGTTTTGCAAGCAATGAAAATACAGAATGTATAAAAATATCAGCGCAAGTCGAATCTGAATTAATAGAGTTAGAACCAGAAGATAAAAAAGACTACCTTATTGGATTAGGAGTAGAAGAAGGGGGATTAAGTTCTTTAATTAGATCAACATATAAATTATTGGGATTAAAAACTTATTTCACTACCGGAGAAAAGGAGACAAAAGCTTGGACAATAAAAGATGGTATGACTGCGCCACAGGCAGCAGGAGTAATTCATACTGATTTTGAAAAAGGATTTATAAGAGCTCAGACTATTTCTTATCAAAATTTAATTAATTCAGGTTCAATTGCCAATGCAAAAACTAAAGGTCTTTTAAGAAGTGAAGGTAAGGAATATATTGTTAACGAAGGTGATGTAATGGAGTTCTTATTTAACGTTTAG
- a CDS encoding MauE/DoxX family redox-associated membrane protein yields MKIKSFTPLIAVFGTSFLITISLLKSFQIFMGISICLLAMLKLMDIEAFGKSFEKYDLISSKFDGWIYIYPFCELLIGVSFLNSSPPSLIIFIALILGISGMFSVFKAVYLDKLKLNCACIGGYAKTPLGIISFIENLLMAIMSFLILIK; encoded by the coding sequence ATGAAGATTAAGTCATTTACTCCCTTAATTGCAGTCTTTGGTACCTCATTTCTGATAACCATTTCATTGCTTAAAAGTTTCCAAATTTTTATGGGGATATCAATTTGTCTTTTAGCGATGCTCAAGCTTATGGATATTGAAGCTTTTGGAAAAAGTTTTGAGAAATATGATTTAATATCTTCTAAATTTGATGGCTGGATATATATTTATCCTTTTTGCGAATTATTAATTGGAGTAAGTTTTCTTAATTCTTCTCCACCCTCATTAATTATTTTTATTGCCCTAATTTTAGGAATTTCTGGAATGTTTTCAGTATTTAAAGCTGTTTATTTGGATAAATTAAAATTAAATTGTGCATGTATTGGTGGATATGCAAAAACTCCTTTGGGAATAATTAGTTTTATCGAAAATCTTTTAATGGCAATTATGAGTTTCTTAATTTTGATTAAATAG
- a CDS encoding DUF411 domain-containing protein → MALNKIFIKRGFLNYLIFSGILFTNIINPNKSIALAQENIDIPRVVSYRSASCGCCKKWINHLRDNGLEVVDNIVENVSVIKNQYEIPNNLRSCHSAQIANYTIEGHVPIESINKLFREKPNVNGIAVRGMPLGSPGMEMHTHDSHSHDYDNYKVVSFSETGKTKIFDKISP, encoded by the coding sequence ATGGCACTTAATAAAATATTTATCAAAAGAGGATTTTTAAATTATCTAATTTTTTCTGGAATTCTTTTTACAAATATAATCAATCCAAATAAGAGTATTGCTTTAGCTCAAGAAAATATAGATATCCCAAGAGTTGTTTCTTACAGATCAGCATCATGTGGTTGTTGCAAAAAATGGATCAATCATTTAAGAGATAATGGATTAGAAGTTGTTGATAATATAGTTGAGAATGTTTCAGTAATTAAAAACCAATATGAAATTCCCAATAATCTGAGATCATGTCACTCCGCTCAAATAGCTAACTATACGATTGAAGGACATGTCCCGATTGAATCAATCAACAAACTTTTTAGAGAAAAACCAAATGTCAATGGAATAGCCGTACGCGGCATGCCACTTGGCTCCCCAGGAATGGAAATGCATACTCACGACTCGCACTCTCATGATTATGATAACTACAAAGTAGTTTCATTTAGCGAAACTGGCAAAACAAAAATATTTGATAAAATCTCTCCTTAA
- a CDS encoding efflux RND transporter periplasmic adaptor subunit, which yields MFDLIKKNINLRSGIILLSLTIFFVFITNSFKKNKSKDISDFVVQVEKGILSDSINTSGEVKAIRTSNIGPRKQGVIKEIKVDEGDLVKKDQVLASLDDEDFIYKIEELELNVEKQKSEFLRREYLYQEGVVSKEDYESYKNNYNISSAKLNDAKAEKSFYLIKAPYGGKITAKYAEIGSYVTPSTNLSSDTKTKNFIFELSEGLEIVAKVPESDIGRIKIGQEASVRIEAYPSKKYSAIVKKIATRAVKDNNVTSFEVTLNFKDISEEIKIGMTADLEFRVEGNEEKILVPTVSIVTEKGEKGILKVDKNNSPKFEKIEIGISSGNKTSVIDGLEPGEQIFIDIPPWAKKRK from the coding sequence ATGTTTGATTTAATAAAAAAAAATATAAATCTAAGAAGTGGAATAATATTGCTTTCTCTAACTATATTTTTCGTTTTTATAACTAATTCCTTCAAGAAAAATAAGTCAAAAGATATTTCTGATTTTGTAGTTCAAGTTGAAAAAGGAATCCTCTCAGATTCAATTAATACTAGTGGTGAAGTAAAAGCAATAAGGACAAGCAATATTGGGCCTCGCAAGCAAGGCGTAATAAAAGAAATCAAAGTAGATGAGGGCGATCTTGTAAAAAAAGATCAGGTTTTAGCTTCTCTTGATGATGAAGACTTTATCTATAAAATTGAAGAGCTTGAATTAAATGTAGAAAAACAAAAATCTGAATTTTTAAGAAGGGAATATTTATATCAAGAAGGCGTGGTAAGTAAAGAAGACTATGAAAGTTATAAAAACAACTACAACATTAGTAGCGCAAAACTTAATGATGCAAAAGCTGAAAAAAGTTTCTATCTAATTAAAGCCCCTTATGGAGGAAAGATAACTGCAAAATATGCTGAGATAGGATCTTATGTCACACCAAGTACAAACTTAAGTTCAGACACTAAAACCAAAAACTTTATTTTTGAACTATCAGAGGGCCTAGAAATTGTTGCTAAAGTTCCTGAGAGTGACATTGGCAGAATAAAAATAGGTCAAGAAGCCTCAGTAAGAATTGAGGCTTATCCCTCAAAAAAATATAGTGCCATAGTTAAAAAAATAGCTACAAGAGCTGTAAAAGATAACAATGTAACCTCATTCGAAGTAACTTTAAATTTTAAAGATATTTCTGAAGAAATTAAAATTGGAATGACTGCAGATCTTGAATTTAGAGTCGAAGGTAATGAAGAGAAAATCTTAGTGCCAACAGTTTCTATTGTCACTGAAAAAGGTGAAAAAGGAATTTTGAAAGTTGATAAAAACAATTCTCCCAAATTTGAAAAAATCGAAATTGGTATTAGTAGTGGAAATAAAACTTCAGTCATTGATGGATTAGAACCCGGAGAGCAAATCTTTATTGATATTCCACCTTGGGCTAAGAAGAGAAAATGA
- a CDS encoding DUF3721 domain-containing protein, which translates to MRGTFLSEEDAENRSLELGCEGIHKNQDKWMPCKNEKELHIYLRK; encoded by the coding sequence ATGAGGGGTACATTTCTTTCTGAAGAGGACGCCGAAAATAGATCTTTAGAACTTGGTTGCGAAGGGATACATAAGAATCAAGATAAATGGATGCCATGCAAAAACGAAAAAGAATTACATATCTATTTGAGGAAATAG
- a CDS encoding DUF2839 family protein: MGEAKRREELGLPPRQKKVELNKSDRYLSWLPVTKSRIKKYPYMGVATMALGAIIFLVSGGANSIN, from the coding sequence ATGGGTGAAGCTAAAAGAAGAGAGGAATTAGGATTGCCACCTAGACAAAAAAAAGTTGAATTAAATAAATCTGATAGATACCTTTCATGGCTTCCAGTTACTAAATCAAGAATTAAGAAATACCCTTATATGGGTGTAGCAACAATGGCACTAGGAGCGATAATTTTCTTAGTAAGTGGGGGCGCAAATAGTATTAATTAG
- a CDS encoding DUF2839 family protein — MGEAKRRKNLGIPPREKTEDIKLPELDKKAIQKKVRSTLYKYPIIPFVFYGAAIVILIGGIFYVFKSFKIA, encoded by the coding sequence ATGGGCGAAGCAAAGAGAAGAAAAAATTTAGGCATTCCTCCTAGAGAAAAAACTGAAGATATAAAGTTACCTGAACTGGATAAAAAAGCCATACAAAAAAAAGTTAGGTCTACATTATATAAATATCCAATTATCCCTTTTGTTTTTTATGGTGCTGCAATAGTTATCCTAATTGGAGGTATATTTTATGTTTTTAAATCCTTTAAGATTGCATAA
- a CDS encoding chlorophyll a/b-binding protein has translation MSPLSGFLAVIVFFTAILVTYLTKQFQNENLNYSSSNQMKNTNTKVKTIEKEKVVAETLNGRFAMLGLIAAVGAYLTTGQIIPGFV, from the coding sequence ATGAGTCCACTTTCAGGTTTCTTAGCCGTAATTGTATTCTTTACAGCCATACTCGTTACTTATTTAACCAAGCAATTTCAAAACGAAAATTTAAACTATTCATCTTCTAATCAAATGAAAAACACAAACACAAAAGTCAAAACAATCGAAAAAGAAAAAGTTGTTGCTGAAACTCTTAACGGCAGATTCGCAATGCTTGGATTAATTGCTGCTGTTGGAGCATACCTAACAACAGGTCAAATAATTCCTGGTTTCGTTTAA